The following proteins are encoded in a genomic region of Acidobacteriota bacterium:
- a CDS encoding M4 family metallopeptidase translates to MKKILGLLAIVVSVLIVFGTISKRAEANKALFGTGSQDEREVAKRISLDILRDRAAQSAIGNVDEFEIQKVEIDELRMAHTRVRQTVGGVPVWGGEAIVHLKSDGTLATVTDDLRENISVNTTANFSQKEALRFAENAYAGRAKQTDSPMVDLYVYRGETRDHLVYRVETPRLDGTRHTSAPVVFIDAHTGEKVFEYDNLQTGTGNSLYSGTVAIDTSQSGSTFYMEDLSRKMGTFNMNNTGNTTTGTGGTQSRYSGTDDIWGVSGTGTNTEDAGVDAHWGARWTYDYFLNVHGRNGINGSGGPGTTAAAANSGVSLITSRVHFGRNYNNAFWYQNKMTYGDGNGTTFSPLTTVDIAGHEMTHGVTQYSANLTYSSESGALNESMSDVFGSMTELYSRGGVVTGDTWKIGEQSYTPATSGDALRYMDNPHLAGNGGYTSNDDPDHYTERYTGTADSGGVHINSGIANHAYYLAAAGGTHHLSGVTVTGIGATDAARIWYRALTVYMTSGTNFSAARTAMLNAATDLFGSSSAQYTTIATTWCAVGVGTCPGGSTPTPTPTPTPSGNELIVNGGFEGSASPWVGSGTGYFYTANGNAPHGGTGYIYFGVNNSVTGQSYQSVSIPSTATGTMTFWLNVTSSETTTTTQYDKLFVEVRNTSGTLLSTLATYSNLNKTTQGSYSQKSFNVAAYKGQTVRIQFRSTMDSSITTTFRVDDVSVK, encoded by the coding sequence GTGAAAAAAATTCTCGGCCTTTTGGCGATAGTTGTAAGTGTTTTGATCGTATTCGGCACTATTTCGAAGCGTGCTGAGGCGAACAAGGCGTTATTTGGCACCGGCTCGCAGGACGAACGCGAAGTTGCCAAACGAATAAGTTTGGATATTCTTCGCGACCGTGCGGCCCAGAGCGCGATCGGTAATGTCGACGAGTTTGAGATACAGAAGGTCGAGATCGATGAACTTCGGATGGCTCACACGCGTGTCCGGCAAACCGTCGGCGGTGTGCCGGTTTGGGGAGGTGAGGCGATCGTTCATCTCAAATCGGACGGAACGCTTGCGACCGTCACCGATGATCTGAGGGAAAATATTTCGGTCAACACGACCGCAAACTTTTCGCAGAAAGAGGCTCTCCGTTTCGCCGAAAATGCTTACGCCGGCCGCGCCAAACAGACCGATTCACCGATGGTCGACCTCTACGTCTACCGCGGCGAGACCCGCGACCATCTGGTCTATCGAGTAGAAACGCCAAGGCTTGACGGAACACGGCACACCTCGGCCCCGGTCGTGTTCATAGACGCTCACACGGGCGAAAAAGTGTTCGAATACGACAATCTCCAGACCGGCACCGGCAATTCGTTGTACAGCGGAACTGTCGCGATCGACACCAGCCAATCAGGCTCTACCTTCTATATGGAAGATCTGTCCCGCAAGATGGGCACTTTCAACATGAACAACACCGGCAACACGACGACCGGCACGGGCGGCACGCAATCGCGTTACTCGGGCACTGACGACATCTGGGGCGTGTCGGGCACCGGAACAAATACTGAGGATGCCGGTGTTGACGCACATTGGGGAGCTCGCTGGACATATGATTATTTCCTTAACGTTCACGGACGAAACGGCATCAACGGCAGCGGCGGCCCAGGAACGACAGCGGCGGCGGCAAACAGCGGCGTCAGTCTGATCACATCGCGTGTCCATTTTGGGCGCAACTACAACAACGCGTTTTGGTATCAGAATAAAATGACCTATGGCGACGGGAACGGAACGACATTCTCACCGCTCACGACCGTCGATATCGCCGGCCACGAGATGACGCACGGCGTAACGCAGTATTCGGCAAATCTCACTTATTCCAGTGAATCCGGAGCTCTCAACGAATCGATGTCCGACGTTTTCGGCTCGATGACCGAACTCTATTCCCGCGGCGGCGTTGTCACCGGAGACACCTGGAAGATCGGCGAACAATCATATACGCCCGCAACGTCGGGCGATGCCCTTCGTTACATGGACAATCCGCATCTCGCCGGCAATGGCGGCTATACATCGAATGACGATCCCGACCACTACACCGAACGCTACACCGGAACGGCCGACAGCGGCGGCGTACATATCAATTCAGGTATCGCCAATCATGCGTATTACCTCGCAGCAGCGGGCGGCACGCATCATTTGAGCGGCGTCACTGTTACCGGTATCGGTGCGACGGATGCCGCAAGGATCTGGTATCGTGCCCTGACCGTTTATATGACGTCAGGAACCAATTTCTCGGCGGCTCGGACGGCAATGCTCAATGCCGCAACCGACCTTTTCGGCTCGTCGAGTGCCCAATATACGACGATCGCGACTACATGGTGTGCAGTCGGCGTTGGAACTTGCCCGGGCGGCAGCACACCGACTCCAACACCGACGCCGACACCGAGCGGAAACGAACTGATCGTCAACGGCGGATTTGAGGGTAGTGCCAGCCCATGGGTCGGATCCGGTACCGGTTATTTCTACACCGCAAATGGCAATGCTCCGCACGGCGGAACCGGCTATATCTATTTCGGTGTCAATAACAGCGTCACCGGACAGTCGTACCAGTCGGTTTCGATCCCGTCGACCGCGACAGGCACGATGACCTTCTGGCTCAATGTGACGTCGAGCGAAACGACAACGACGACGCAGTACGACAAACTGTTTGTCGAGGTCCGCAATACAAGCGGAACGCTGCTGTCAACTCTTGCAACATACAGCAACCTGAACAAGACCACACAGGGCAGCTACTCGCAAAAGTCGTTCAACGTCGCTGCCTACAAGGGCCAAACCGTGCGGATCCAATTCCGTTCGACGATGGACAGCTCGATCACGACGACCTTCCGGGTCGACGACGTATCGGTGAAATAA
- a CDS encoding VCBS repeat-containing protein, with protein sequence MRKIKFACLLLFAGLGIFGFFSESGFVQTANSFTAGPPAGFSGAPDENNCASCHLGPASVGQFAILNAPASYTPGQTYQFQVRHTTADTTRLKWGFQMTALAGQNSAGTFANANGNTQTITENGRFYIQHTTAGTYTGQTLSAEWTVNWTAPSALVGPVTFYAAGNQANNGNGPDGDQLYTTNSVSQATVRRPIFDFDGDSKTDLSIFRPGPVTGAEWWHLRSSDGGNRATQFGTSTDTVVPADFTGDGKTDIAFWRPSTGFWYVLRSDDLSFFAFPFGATGDIPTPADYDGDGKSDAAVYRPSTTTWFISRSTGGTQISNFGAANDLPVAADYDGDGKADIAVFRRNGQSGTEWWLQRSTDLSVFAVQFGSPTDKAVSGDYTGDGKADIAFWTPSSGNWFVLRSEDLSYFAFPFGTATDVPSPGDYDGDGRFDAAVFRPSTSTWFAQRSTAGTLIQQFGTAGDVPLPSVFVR encoded by the coding sequence ATGAGAAAGATCAAGTTTGCGTGTTTGCTTCTATTTGCGGGTCTTGGGATCTTTGGCTTTTTTTCGGAAAGCGGGTTTGTTCAAACGGCCAACTCATTCACGGCCGGGCCGCCTGCCGGTTTTTCGGGTGCTCCTGACGAGAACAATTGTGCGAGTTGTCACCTCGGCCCCGCGTCTGTCGGACAGTTTGCGATCTTAAATGCTCCGGCGAGTTACACTCCCGGTCAGACATACCAATTCCAGGTCAGGCACACGACGGCTGATACGACACGGTTGAAGTGGGGCTTTCAGATGACGGCCCTTGCAGGGCAAAATTCGGCGGGGACTTTCGCTAACGCAAATGGAAACACACAGACCATTACAGAAAATGGCCGTTTTTACATTCAACACACGACGGCAGGCACATACACCGGGCAAACTCTTTCTGCCGAATGGACGGTAAATTGGACCGCCCCATCTGCATTAGTCGGCCCTGTGACATTTTATGCCGCGGGAAATCAGGCGAATAACGGTAATGGGCCCGACGGCGATCAGCTTTACACCACCAACAGCGTTTCGCAGGCAACGGTGCGGCGTCCGATCTTTGATTTTGACGGCGACAGCAAGACGGACCTGTCGATCTTTCGTCCGGGCCCGGTAACCGGGGCGGAATGGTGGCACCTCAGATCTTCGGATGGGGGAAATCGAGCAACTCAGTTTGGCACCTCGACTGACACGGTCGTACCTGCTGATTTCACCGGTGACGGCAAGACCGACATCGCATTTTGGAGGCCCTCGACCGGATTTTGGTATGTGCTTAGGAGTGATGATCTCTCATTCTTTGCGTTCCCGTTCGGAGCCACGGGCGATATTCCGACACCCGCCGACTACGACGGCGACGGCAAATCTGATGCGGCCGTCTATCGACCGTCGACTACGACATGGTTCATCTCAAGATCGACAGGCGGTACGCAGATCAGCAATTTCGGTGCGGCAAATGACCTTCCCGTCGCGGCCGATTATGACGGCGACGGCAAAGCCGACATAGCTGTATTTCGAAGAAACGGACAAAGCGGAACTGAATGGTGGCTGCAGCGAAGTACTGACCTGTCGGTATTTGCCGTGCAATTCGGTTCTCCGACGGACAAAGCGGTTTCGGGCGACTACACCGGAGATGGTAAAGCCGATATAGCATTTTGGACGCCGTCGAGCGGCAATTGGTTCGTGCTGAGAAGCGAAGACCTTTCATACTTCGCGTTCCCGTTCGGTACTGCGACGGATGTTCCGAGCCCCGGTGACTATGACGGTGACGGTAGATTTGATGCTGCTGTCTTTCGTCCTTCGACGTCAACGTGGTTTGCCCAGCGTTCTACCGCAGGAACCCTGATACAGCAATTCGGTACTGCCGGGGATGTACCTTTGCCGAGCGTCTTTGTAAGGTAA